In Pseudothermotoga hypogea DSM 11164 = NBRC 106472, the following are encoded in one genomic region:
- a CDS encoding type IV pilus biogenesis protein PilM translates to MQIFHKMITAIDIGKNWVQGSRARKFRGILSNPVFLGVRKDEDVVERLKELRSKLKPDVEDIVVTNFPMEDVLFNTVDVPKEIKKRELRAYAVAEMSRILNLSSSEMALDCMMNPVGKALVMVTKARRLNEWVSSITSAGFPLPDVVIPDVFKYLQLIRVPVRETCVLIFLMPDYSTAIVCVAGSPLGIRTFSHSVEETIAIVSEETGLSKEEIARELAKPEPNNARNVFESIVIDLPYAIEREIIFLLSSALPGSLIRDVAGFYVFCDPMDFAPHYARLFETVETFQGKIQTLRLDIEAKNLPMGIVGLLLRGGEEFGKNKLVQI, encoded by the coding sequence GTGCAAATATTCCACAAGATGATCACGGCGATCGATATAGGGAAAAATTGGGTTCAAGGCTCGAGGGCGAGAAAATTCAGGGGAATCTTGTCGAATCCCGTTTTCTTAGGTGTGAGAAAAGATGAAGATGTTGTCGAGCGTCTAAAGGAACTGCGTTCGAAGCTGAAACCCGATGTGGAAGACATCGTCGTGACAAACTTTCCGATGGAAGACGTGTTGTTCAACACCGTGGATGTACCGAAAGAAATTAAGAAACGGGAACTGAGAGCCTACGCTGTAGCTGAGATGTCGAGAATCCTCAATCTCTCTTCTTCTGAAATGGCACTCGATTGCATGATGAATCCCGTTGGAAAGGCGCTCGTCATGGTGACAAAAGCTCGACGGCTCAACGAGTGGGTGTCGAGCATCACCTCCGCAGGATTTCCGTTGCCGGACGTTGTGATACCCGACGTCTTCAAGTATTTGCAACTGATCAGGGTACCTGTGCGGGAAACCTGTGTGCTCATTTTTCTGATGCCGGATTACAGTACTGCCATCGTATGTGTGGCTGGTTCACCACTCGGGATAAGGACGTTTTCTCACTCAGTTGAAGAGACCATCGCAATAGTGAGTGAAGAAACGGGATTGAGTAAAGAGGAGATAGCCCGAGAACTGGCCAAACCGGAGCCTAACAACGCGAGGAACGTGTTCGAGTCCATAGTGATCGATCTGCCTTACGCCATTGAGAGAGAAATCATATTCTTGCTCAGTTCGGCGTTGCCTGGTTCACTAATAAGAGACGTCGCAGGGTTTTATGTGTTCTGCGATCCTATGGATTTCGCGCCACATTACGCAAGACTCTTCGAAACTGTGGAGACCTTTCAGGGAAAAATTCAGACGCTGCGTCTCGATATCGAAGCGAAGAATCTACCCATGGGCATTGTAGGACTTCTGCTTCGAGGAGGTGAGGAATTTGGAAAGAATAAACTTGTTCAGATATAA
- a CDS encoding type II secretion system F family protein, producing the protein MKLLPYFRYTALTPEGKRIRGTIQASSESQAADLIKRRNFLVLRIQPISSKKDIVLFGVHLNELVIFCRQLATMVTAGVRLKDALSILARQDVFSSRFRKIVNNLVLSLEMGMSFSEALRNEKVFDPVFINLVSAGEEGGVLDKSLEKAADFYESSKKLQDEVRAAMAYPTFVLLFAVGVIFLITFYILPRLISVFGDIPTGGIVRFLMNANRYLSNNWLSVLITVALVAIGIIIFSKTRYVNYVKEWFARLFPPLAKLRNMMAVERFCRILGTLTGSGVLLTMAIEMAAAASNSPRMMRVSKRISERVREGASLRQAMLESGVFPQLVYEMVGTGEETGKLEEVLMKVADFYEDQIRTGVKKLVSLVEPMLIAGVGGFIAFMALTMYSTIFQLQQTIGR; encoded by the coding sequence GTGAAACTTTTGCCCTATTTCAGATACACCGCCTTAACACCTGAAGGAAAGAGAATAAGGGGGACAATCCAAGCCAGCAGCGAATCTCAAGCCGCAGACCTGATAAAGAGAAGAAACTTCTTGGTCTTGCGCATCCAGCCCATCAGTTCGAAGAAGGACATCGTACTGTTCGGGGTCCATTTGAACGAGCTGGTGATCTTCTGTCGACAGTTGGCAACGATGGTCACAGCAGGAGTCAGATTGAAGGATGCCCTCTCGATACTGGCGCGTCAGGATGTATTCTCTTCCCGCTTCAGAAAGATCGTCAACAACCTCGTGTTATCACTCGAAATGGGCATGTCCTTCTCCGAGGCTTTGAGAAATGAAAAGGTGTTCGACCCGGTGTTCATCAACTTAGTTTCCGCAGGTGAAGAAGGCGGCGTGCTGGACAAATCCCTGGAGAAGGCCGCAGATTTTTACGAATCTTCCAAGAAGTTACAGGATGAGGTTAGGGCAGCCATGGCGTACCCAACGTTCGTTCTTTTGTTCGCTGTGGGTGTCATATTCTTGATAACGTTTTATATTCTGCCGAGGTTGATCTCCGTCTTCGGTGATATACCTACAGGTGGAATCGTTCGGTTTCTCATGAACGCAAACAGATACCTTTCTAACAACTGGCTTTCGGTCCTGATAACGGTAGCGCTGGTTGCGATTGGAATCATCATCTTCTCGAAAACCAGGTACGTCAATTACGTGAAGGAATGGTTTGCCAGGTTGTTTCCTCCGCTTGCGAAATTGCGTAACATGATGGCGGTGGAGCGTTTCTGCAGAATCTTGGGAACGCTGACGGGCAGTGGCGTTCTTTTGACGATGGCCATAGAGATGGCCGCAGCCGCGTCGAACAGCCCCAGGATGATGAGGGTGAGCAAACGCATCAGCGAGAGGGTTCGTGAGGGAGCCAGCCTGAGGCAGGCGATGCTCGAAAGCGGCGTTTTCCCACAGTTGGTTTACGAGATGGTGGGAACGGGTGAAGAGACCGGAAAGTTGGAAGAAGTGCTGATGAAGGTCGCAGACTTTTACGAGGATCAGATAAGAACGGGGGTCAAAAAATTGGTCTCCTTGGTTGAACCGATGTTGATCGCGGGCGTTGGAGGATTCATCGCTTTCATGGCTCTCACAATGTATTCGACGATATTCCAGTTGCAGCAAACGATAGGCAGGTGA